A window of Desulfuromonas soudanensis genomic DNA:
GACCGCGCCATCGGCACCCACCTCGCCGGCTCCATGACCCGCGGCTATCGCGAGGGGCGTTTCGGCCCCGAGCAGGAAGTCCTTCTCCACTTCAAGCGCGACTCGATTCCCGGCAACGGTCTGGCCGCCTTCAACATCCCGCGGATCAATATCCGCGTCGAAGGGGGAGCCCAGGACGGAGTCGGAAAGAGCGCCCGCGCCGGAAAGATCGTCATCCTCAAAGGGGAAAACCGTTACGGCCTGCGGGTCGGCGGAGCCGTCGGCAAGGGGCTGGCCTACGGCGCCCAGGGGGGGACCTTCCTTATCCAGGGGGACGCCGACAGCCGGGCCTGCATCCGCCTCTCCGGAGCCGACGTCGTCCTCGGCGGGCGGATGCGCCGTCCCCTGGCCGACGAAGGGGGCAATCTCGCCGGCCGGGCCAATCTCAAGGGGTTTGCCTTCGAGTACATGACCGCCGGCCGGGTGGTCGTCCTCGGCGACCCCGGCCCCTGGATCTGCTCGGGGATGACCGGCGGCACCGTCTACTGCCACCTCGACGGCGAGATGGGGATGACCCGCGAGGCGCTGCGCCGCCGCCTGGCCAGCGGTGCCAAAGTCGAAATCCGCGATCTCGAGGAGGAGGACGTCGCCTCCATCGGCGAACTGCTGCTGACCTATCACCGGGAACTTCTCCACTCCTTCCAGACCGCCGAGGCCGACTGGGTCGACAACGTGCTGGGACACGCCCGGATACTCTTCGTCAAGATCGTTCCCGAAGGGACGCCGCTGCGTCCGGCGCTGGCCACGGAATAAAAAGGGGGCTTGCGCCGGAGCCGATATCGTCTAGGATTTCAGAGGCTGTACCTGTCGACAACCGCACCGGCGTCTCCCCGAGGGAGAGCCGGTCCCATTCCGAGAGAGGTCCCATGGAAAAATACCGCTGCGTCATCTGCGACTACATCTACGATCCCGCCGAGGGCGACCCCGGCAACGGCGTCCCCGCCGGCACCCCCTTCAGCGACCTCCCGGCGGACTGGGTCTGCCCCCTGTGCGGAGCCGACAAGAGCAATTTCGAAAAAATCTGACAAGGAGT
This region includes:
- the rd gene encoding rubredoxin, which codes for MEKYRCVICDYIYDPAEGDPGNGVPAGTPFSDLPADWVCPLCGADKSNFEKI